From Microcystis aeruginosa NIES-2549, a single genomic window includes:
- the hmpF gene encoding pilus motility taxis protein HmpF, which translates to MLYLAEVKKQTKGFIGGYKTELKLLACQHKDQTWSAIAGNDILTYDETNPISEGALLLVNLSDNRQLQGNPELAGAEMVRQLQKISRLMERNKEDQEKIDQWKKSLTYQSEILNRQKMEMEARIEQIERIEAEFDDLERKRQELENLKQQLTEQQRHLEEEQINFNSSPNLSPEQQQFIRSLAESLANNHNLGNSPSQILYSTLESVQGQQTILNSCWQSLEEQKKAVENRQVANEQMLNHLEQRARELQISRSALETTKIQLQIQETVLSQKQELFERLKLTLQTTHSTRQMLLRLLGGEELGFDGKIDLEALEQMPLEELESLVNNLQTDLKRWEIFVNDQEEELTLQCQTVEELEARMATIDEFERANLEEELAEEQERKGMLEETLIGQRRNLRERQAMRSQHLKILHQRQGILSPEDDQKCSFEPVLILLGDSYQNNLQESQSLAAEIKRLQEDLQKTRDTIDEQWSDLEQKTREFEEQERQWHDANLALVRLKTQIQQYETFLQPVQDHLDQIRQKLENISQWFIPMESNGIAYHYAINS; encoded by the coding sequence GTGCTATACCTTGCAGAAGTAAAAAAACAGACTAAAGGTTTTATCGGCGGTTACAAAACCGAATTGAAACTATTGGCCTGTCAGCATAAAGATCAGACGTGGAGTGCCATAGCGGGGAACGATATCTTAACCTACGACGAAACTAACCCCATAAGTGAAGGTGCGCTTCTCTTGGTGAATTTGAGCGATAATCGTCAACTGCAAGGAAACCCAGAATTAGCGGGAGCGGAGATGGTGCGGCAACTGCAAAAGATTTCCCGTTTGATGGAGCGCAATAAGGAAGATCAAGAGAAAATCGATCAGTGGAAAAAATCCCTCACCTATCAAAGCGAGATTCTCAACCGCCAGAAAATGGAAATGGAGGCAAGAATTGAGCAAATTGAGCGAATAGAAGCAGAATTCGATGATTTAGAGCGCAAAAGACAAGAACTGGAAAACCTAAAACAACAATTAACAGAGCAACAGCGACACCTGGAAGAAGAACAAATAAATTTCAACTCCTCCCCCAATCTTTCCCCAGAACAACAACAATTTATTCGCTCTCTAGCGGAGAGTTTAGCTAATAATCACAATCTGGGCAATTCTCCCTCACAAATTCTCTATTCAACTCTTGAATCTGTGCAGGGACAACAGACAATTTTAAATAGTTGTTGGCAGAGTTTAGAGGAGCAGAAAAAAGCTGTAGAAAATCGTCAGGTCGCCAACGAACAAATGCTCAATCATCTCGAACAAAGAGCCAGGGAATTACAGATAAGTCGCAGTGCTTTGGAAACAACGAAAATACAACTACAAATACAAGAAACTGTTCTGAGTCAAAAACAGGAATTATTCGAGCGCCTTAAACTCACCCTACAAACCACTCATTCTACTCGACAAATGCTTCTTCGTCTCCTCGGAGGGGAAGAACTAGGTTTTGATGGCAAAATCGATCTAGAAGCTCTTGAACAAATGCCTTTAGAAGAATTGGAGAGCTTAGTTAACAATTTACAAACAGACCTCAAGCGCTGGGAAATTTTTGTCAACGACCAAGAGGAAGAATTAACTCTCCAATGCCAAACCGTGGAAGAATTAGAAGCAAGAATGGCTACAATAGATGAATTTGAGCGAGCTAATTTAGAAGAAGAATTAGCCGAGGAACAGGAGAGAAAAGGAATGCTGGAGGAAACTTTGATCGGACAAAGACGTAATCTTCGAGAAAGGCAAGCTATGCGCTCTCAACATCTGAAAATTCTGCACCAGAGACAGGGAATTTTATCCCCAGAAGATGACCAAAAATGTAGCTTTGAACCAGTGTTAATTCTCCTGGGGGATAGTTATCAAAATAATCTCCAAGAAAGTCAAAGTTTAGCAGCAGAAATCAAGCGACTACAAGAGGATTTACAAAAAACCAGAGATACTATTGACGAGCAATGGTCGGATTTAGAGCAAAAAACTCGTGAATTTGAAGAACAGGAGCGACAATGGCACGATGCTAATCTGGCATTAGTGCGTTTAAAAACTCAGATACAACAGTACGAAACTTTCCTGCAACCCGTGCAGGATCATCTCGATCAAATCCGTCAAAAACTAGAAAATATCTCCCAGTGGTTTATACCGATGGAATCTAATGGTATTGCCTATCATTACGCTATTAACAGTTAG
- a CDS encoding RNA-guided endonuclease InsQ/TnpB family protein — MFVLEYKVKPKPNQIEAINEAIRTTQFVRNKVLRYWMDNRGVGKTELFRYNTALRKEFKFVDDLNSHACQTAVERTLRAITRFYDNCQNKVKGKKNYPKFKKHSRSVEYKVSGWKLSKDKRHITFTDKKGIGTLKLIGSRDINYYQPDQIKRVRILNRADGYYVQFCIKLDPRDRVKPLTPSQKTTGIDVGLKFFLVDSEGHQIDCPNYYRKAEKQLNRLNRKKSKKYRKGKKQSRNYHKARKRYARKHLRVSRQREEFVKSVALRLVKSNDLIAYENLNIKGMVKNRHLAKSITDAGWSVFRQWLEYFGDKYGKLTIAVSPHNTSQNCSNCGQKVQKSLSTRTHVCPHCGYTDCRDRNAALNILQKGLSSVGRTQTLNASGEIPSWLVGEILLANGDSMNEESPSL, encoded by the coding sequence ATGTTTGTACTAGAATACAAAGTTAAGCCAAAACCTAATCAGATAGAAGCCATTAATGAGGCAATACGGACAACTCAATTTGTTCGGAATAAAGTCCTGCGTTATTGGATGGATAATCGGGGTGTTGGCAAAACAGAGTTATTTCGGTACAACACAGCATTAAGGAAAGAGTTTAAATTTGTTGATGATTTAAACTCCCATGCTTGCCAGACTGCCGTAGAAAGAACCTTGCGGGCAATTACTCGGTTTTATGATAATTGCCAAAATAAAGTTAAAGGAAAGAAGAACTACCCTAAGTTTAAAAAACATTCCCGTTCCGTTGAGTATAAAGTATCTGGATGGAAGCTATCAAAAGATAAACGTCATATTACCTTTACAGATAAAAAAGGTATTGGCACTCTTAAACTGATTGGTTCTAGAGATATTAATTACTATCAACCAGACCAGATTAAACGGGTAAGAATCCTTAATCGTGCTGATGGTTATTATGTGCAGTTCTGCATTAAATTAGACCCCAGAGACAGGGTTAAACCTTTAACACCTTCCCAGAAAACCACTGGGATTGATGTTGGATTAAAGTTTTTCTTAGTAGATAGCGAAGGCCATCAAATTGATTGTCCAAACTACTACAGAAAAGCTGAAAAACAACTAAACCGATTAAACAGGAAAAAGTCAAAGAAATACCGTAAGGGTAAAAAACAATCTCGTAATTATCACAAGGCTAGAAAGCGATATGCTCGGAAACATTTAAGAGTAAGTAGGCAACGAGAAGAGTTTGTCAAGAGTGTGGCACTCCGTTTAGTTAAGTCTAACGACTTAATCGCCTATGAAAACTTAAATATCAAAGGCATGGTTAAGAATCGTCATTTAGCGAAGTCGATAACCGATGCAGGATGGTCTGTTTTTAGGCAATGGCTAGAGTATTTTGGGGACAAATACGGCAAGTTAACTATAGCTGTCTCACCTCATAATACGTCTCAAAATTGTTCTAATTGTGGACAAAAAGTCCAAAAGTCGCTATCTACTCGAACCCATGTTTGTCCTCATTGTGGATATACAGATTGTCGAGACAGAAACGCCGCTTTAAACATCTTGCAAAAGGGATTAAGTAGCGTGGGGCGCACGCAAACTTTAAACGCTTCGGGAGAGATTCCCTCTTGGTTGGTTGGAGAAATCCTGCTTGCTAACGGAGACTCAATGAACGAAGAATCCCCGTCTCTTTAG
- a CDS encoding response regulator transcription factor, with product MREILLVEDSQAQRELICDLLRNSGIKVTIAKDGVEALEHIQRVNPDLVVLDIVMPRINGYEVCRRLKSDPKTKNIPVIICSLKGEVFDRYWGMKIGADAYIVKPFEPIEFICTVKQLLRR from the coding sequence ATGAGAGAAATATTGCTGGTAGAAGACAGCCAAGCGCAACGGGAACTGATCTGTGATCTGCTCCGCAATAGCGGCATTAAGGTCACGATCGCCAAAGATGGGGTGGAGGCCCTCGAACATATTCAGAGAGTCAATCCCGATCTCGTCGTCCTCGATATCGTCATGCCCCGCATCAATGGTTATGAGGTATGTCGTCGTCTCAAGTCGGATCCCAAAACCAAAAATATCCCCGTGATCATTTGTTCCTTGAAAGGGGAAGTCTTTGATCGCTATTGGGGCATGAAAATCGGAGCCGATGCCTACATTGTCAAACCCTTTGAACCGATTGAGTTCATTTGCACTGTTAAACAACTGCTGCGCCGATAA
- a CDS encoding response regulator has protein sequence MIEPAFILWDIALPKLDGLTGQGGLLARVKAKMVGATDYLNKPLRENEL, from the coding sequence GTGATCGAACCTGCTTTCATTCTCTGGGATATCGCCCTACCAAAACTCGACGGTTTAACCGGTCAAGGGGGGCTGCTGGCAAGGGTAAAAGCCAAAATGGTCGGGGCAACCGATTATTTAAACAAACCTTTGCGCGAAAATGAGTTATGA